Part of the Dreissena polymorpha isolate Duluth1 chromosome 12, UMN_Dpol_1.0, whole genome shotgun sequence genome, TGCTTCCCGAGTCCCCAAAAAAAATAACtcgtgaaaacagacttattttgtgtttccccgagttaattATTTTTGAAGACGGGAAAAcagctacacagtattacaaaatgggggtaaacataaattactaagtgcactttgctctctttctgtttcttcgttggcgcatattgataaggaatgtaaacttattttacttcaatctgaccctctatatgaatgtgcttgtattattaaatctttcactgactactatcttaaaccttttattgaaaatgtactaaacaaaactagaaatcgtatcaaaattgagttttgtaacaaaggtcttgatttaattgaccttcctaaaatattcaatgataaaaatgtacgtcggttgattcccccttatttccgcaatactgaatcaccacttatttgctacaaatatagtaaacctgtaagaagtatcgtttttaattataattctatttccacagatataaatgtaataagaaattgtcctacattatgtgactgtactagttctaaatatatatatggtccagttggacatgttattactggggaccttaatttcattcaaaataaaaaccttagaaatttgctacgcagaggccctaagtacagactgcctattcctgttgattttgatgactgcattaagaatatcgtaacatccttacatgattattgcactaaatggtgcaggaaggaaaatgctgaaattactgcacttaatgattggaaaacaaaaatatttagtatggccatgaataaaatatgtttttatgatacacatcctttggccctaccacattcacctaaattgaataaacaaaatctctgtaaattgcttgaagacttaaaatctaaattcgtcttagttcctgctgataaggctgctaataatgttatcatgatatgacgagtgttttatattcaaattatttCACAAGAaatttcacaaactacatcatattgtgagtacaataagcaacgtaatgaaattattaccgaccatattgcccaatgcataaagttaaatgtaatagtcaatattactgacaagaaattgccatcactttactggatacctaacttacataagacgccatataaaagtcgttttatcgctaattcagtgtcttgtaccaccaaacaattatcagtgtatcttacatctgcattgagtgctattagatatcatatagctaaattttgtaataaagtttatgaaaatagtaatattaacctattttggtcaataaaaaacaccttagaagttattgataaaattgaaaataaaaaatataaggtgtcacaggtaagtacttatgattttttcgacactatatacaacgcttcctcacgctttaataaaatccaaacttgtttctttgattgaaaaaacttttgctagagagaaatgtttgtatctagctttaaacactaaaacagctttttttactaatcagatattagataattacatcatttggactggtattgacttttgtgcagcacttacttttcttttggataacttgtttgttgaatttaatggtaaaatatttaaacaaattattggcgttcctatgggtactaattgtgcgccacttatagctgacctttttttatattgttatgtaagcgaatttatgttagaattatctaaaactaagcaagtagatttgattaattgttttaaccttactagtaggtacattgatgacatacttaatttagataatccattatttgaacaatatattcacaaaatctacccaaaagaactagtcttaaatagatcgtgtatatccaatacagacgctgcgtatttagacttacatttaactattattaataatttgatcaaaactagtttatacgacaaacgggacgattttaactttgatattgtgaattttccgtttctagatggcaacatccctaaaggaccttcctatggtatttacatttcgcagttggtacgttatgctagagcatgttcgtgtattaaagattttaatgatcgtaatctaatattaactaaaaaattgctaaaacaaggctttttgtatcataacctaagaaataaatttgctagattttactctaagtatggtgatttaatttcaaaatataatgtttcttaaaaatggcatttaaataatggaatctcccatccatcattttatggagatgttttgaagcgtgtccgcaaattaaaatatgttaaaccaaatgttcatattaaacttttcaatttaattaacgtgtttttatcaaaaggatacgatgcttatgtaattaaaaacacgtgtttgatggttttcgattcactatatctttcttcccttaaaatttggaatcattagtgatattataggcatttttcactgttgaataaaattgtgtcattgtgtcgtatgaacaaatctgcatgaatactacattataggcatttttcactgtttaataaaattgtgtcattgtgtcgtatgaacaaatctgcatgtaaactacatttggactcaaatcgtacatcaaatcatttctgtcttcagttgtcaattcacctatatactgtttgattccaataatgtcgctttaatggaattaccatttgcaTTCagttgcttcttaatattaaatcacgtaaacttgttttattagtagcacagtcccattaatatttttatttaggactgcccttggaatttgttcacgtcattatgtcattatggatttttgtgacgtcatacgaccgactttcccagttgtaatctacatgcataggtcatagggtttataatgttccattttatttatattttctctctgataggcgtttcttgtttgatttaattatttttaatttgtttagcagtcacataaacaaccaagctatgtaatatggaatttttacacccattattgctgcttcttcctgtatttgcgcgatgattatctgagatattaactctatgattctacattctcaaatcttttctataaagaaggaatgtagttgacaattgttaatagttttatttgatcgttcgtcaaaaagttgtaattttgttactcttgtatcttcaatgcaattgagtaattaaatagtaattaaattgaatgcgttttaattcccttttattattgtttaatttgagttacaatgctatgacgttaaatgttatttacacttaaatgtattatgaatattgctgggccaagtgtgaggttgagcgctctataaccaggtttaaacccccaatgctttgcattgaccgttccaaggcggtgaccccagctttattcatattttgtgtttatgttggtttgtattgtgctgttttgtactgtttgggcaatcggtcacttgccttaaataaaggaccaactaattgtttttaatgaaaattcaatactgctccagcagctggagtttcacttctttatattgtgttcTCCCGAcgtttttggagcggaaaacacaagttctctTTTTCCGTcttttttggagcggtgatgtcaccttagttcCACTGTAGCAAGGTCTTCACAGGCATGGAAGATTACCTTTGTTGTCATTTGCTTATGTGGAATAAAAGCAGTGCGATCAAATattgtgaataaatgaaaaagACAGCTGTTTGTTGTtggtatttatatatattttgtttatataaaaggTAACATACAAGTAATGATGCAATACCCTACTGTAACACATGCATTTGCCtatgaacatgcataaaccgGTATTTTAATCCAGTATTTTATAAAGATGTATAGTTTGCAAATGTTGAGTATTACAGGTTAACCTAAAATAATCCCTGAAGAAGACATTGCCCAAAAGACGTATTTTTTACCTTTGGTGTGAAAGTATGATCTTGTCCATGAAAAAAGCAATTTATATTTGCATATGagacaaaaaaaaacttatagAAGATCACCACCAGTTGgccattgttatttttattgagaaaagGGTCACATACTGCTCCTcgtcatgtgcattaagtgtaatATAAAGTTTTATAAAAACGGCAAAAACTGTATTGGAATGATTTTGAATTAACTTAGCTCCAACATTTAGGTCATTAAGATGCTAGGTTCAGATGCTATATGACAGTAATGCTTTGCACAGGTGAAAATCGCAGGTCAAATAAGTCGAGGTCCATTTTTGTGTCTccaacatatatttaaaacaaattgtgctcaaatgtttttgtttgttgacATAATGTTCAAAAGGCATGATATCagttttagctaacctgagcacaaagttCACAAGGTGAGCTATCTAGACCACCCAATCTCCGGCGGCTGTGTGCTGTGTGCGCTGTCAGTTTTTACTTGTTACcattctagaggcaacatttgTCATCCAATCTTAATTACACTTTTGTCCAAAAACTATTTAACGTGGTCTTATCTCATGTAttattcaatcttgatgaaattttgtcaaaatgtttatcttgacattttctATGAGAATCTGGTTCATGTGCGTCCAAAAACTAGTTCACCAGATCAAATCTTAAAAAACCCTTATTACTACTTGAAAGGCCGCATTCATACCTCAATCATTATAACCTTAGATAGAAATTTTATTTTGACTAAATCTGGACTGAGTTCGAATCAGGGTCATTACGGTAAAAAACTAGATTGCCAGGTTGAATTTAGAAAATACCATTTTATActcatatttatgactcaatcttgatcaAAGTAAGTCAGAGTAATGTTTGGACATATTCCAGGCCAAGTTTtaatctgggtcacatgcgtcAAAAaccaaggtcaccaggtcaaatattaTTCACACCTTGTGAtaattctagaggccacatttatgactcaacctttatgaaacttggtcagaatgtttatcttaacaataacTACCGGGTAGGcaaagtttgaatattggtcacaTGCGTTAAAAAAACTAGGAAACCATGTCAAtcgtagtaaaaccttgttattactctaaaaaaacatatataactcgtcttgataaaacttggttagGATGTTTATCTTGACCTTTTCTAGGCtgagttcgaatatgggccatgtGAAAACCAGCCcataggtcaaatcttagaaaaaaatgTTACCACTTTAGATGCAACTTTTAAGACTTATAATTGATGAAACCTTgacacaatgtttatcttgacaatacttTGACCAAGTATAAATCTGGGTCAATGGCTTATAAGGAATTAAATCACCGGGTCAAATCTTACCAATCTAGCGGCAACATTGATGACTCGAGCTTGatgtaatttggtcagaatgtttattttgatgatatttaggccatgttttacaaatgctgggacacattttaagaaataacacgatacacaactcgcgtcaCCTACTCTTAATCGATCTGACCCGAtccatgactgaaatcttcaaggagtaaagggcattttccctgcaaagttcacggacctcggtaccatcattaaataaaaagtatgaTAAAACATTCTTACCATTCTaacgttacattatgcatcaaaactaactgtccagcgccgtttgaatctttgtttacatacatttcaactggtcgacattttaaacacacgcgtgatttcattggtccaacgcAAAGGTTTGTCTTTATTCCCTAaagatttcatacttgaatcgggtctgatcgatgacgagtaggtcacgcgagttttGTATCGtgctatttcttaaaatttgacacatcatttgtaaaaatattacaagatatgtaaATTTCCAGAAAGGAATTTTTTCTGCtatgaataagaccgagttcatgaaaatcgctgcataaTGGATGAATTTATTTCTGTTCAAAGGATGCACCCTGTTTTCCGATGATTTTGatttgaataccttgttatatatgagtatatatatttgatagtgaatttctTTTTTCAGAgtagttgatttttcgttataatgtgATGCCGTGTTGCGTTCGGGGTTATGGTCATTTGAATACCGTCGACGCTAAAAATCCCAAAAGGCCAGTCCGGTGTCCGGGACGTTCCGGGACTGCCGTTTACATCCGTGCTTATATGGGACTGGAGCTTCAGCGTAAACATACACAAGCTTTTTAATTTCCTAAATCAGCTATTTAAGCGATAATTCTTTCCAAAATCAATAGGCAAGGACCTCTTTCCAATTAGAAGACAAAGAGCCCTGTTATATCAGAACGGACTTCTGTACCACCATTGGTGAAAAATTCCTTTGTCAAAATAACCATACACAAtcgaatgattttttttaattgttggcAATTGTGGGGCGCTTCCGATCTCCATACAATTTATTGCAAGTTTCCTGttatttgacctttaagtgtgagGCTGACGGGCATGACTGAGTCTAAAATTAACTACCAATAAACCGTTTTGAAGCAATGTATGCTTCATGATATGGACCAAGTAGGTCAATAAGAAAGATCCCACAATTTAGATTTACAGCACGTTACTAATCACCACGTATTTGGTATGCCGTTTTATGTTTTCAGCACCATAACTTAAAACTCCATAGACATACATGTATGGACTGTTTCCAGCGGAGTTTCTTATAATGTGTCTTTCTGAGAAATCGAGTCTCTTTGTTGGAAAATATAGGAATTTATCCTATAATCAAAATAAGATTCGAACAGTTTTCATTTTAGATAATTGTTATGAAAACTATTAACTTCAGACACGATAACATATTTGGTCGGGTTGTCACACTGgggacaatatttaattattcatcATTTAAGAAAGTCAATTTAAAAACTGCTGTGGTCAAATCCCACGGTGAGCAAGATTAAGCATCATTGCGTGAATGATACATAGCTTGTCaacggggccttttcacagattttggcaaatatttaagtgtgtcattaaatgcttcatgttgataaatgtaaacattggaactaaatagctcaagTACAAAACGAGAATAAAAATATAACGTTAAAACGTTGTTCTCAACTTGGCTCGAGCCAccgacccttggagtaaaagtctaacgcataAACCACTCGActatccgtgctcatgcaatgaagagtgtattttatactttatatacgcaacCCTCgtaatgtcataaaatataacgaaaacaacagaactctccaaattatttaatcgttatgcgtttgtaacgctttttagTTTTCAGgttgtttaaattgtaaaaagatgattataatggatattttagagtatggaaaatgttcatttttactgTTACCTCGCAAATATCATgcctaaaacgaacatttgcgaatcgcaaacttttttttcaattttgtcaatttaactaAACGTGCGTGAAATGGTCCCTTTGATAATCACAACATTAATAATCCATAAATTAATTCTTTGTACACAAGCAACTATGCACTACCACATgcttaatttatatatgtactatgtgcatacaaatgttaaatgttttgatGCTTAAGTATCTATGATAGCTGACCTGTTGCATACGAATAAATTGTTGCGATCTTTAATTTATACATAAATCATGGGTCAGTCACGCAGACTCAAGGTCAATGTATATCTTCTATACCATTTGAAGGATTACTGAAAGTTCTTGTACTGTTTACGTCATTGGGACGATGTACAGGAGAAATGAGCCTGGCCTATTAAAGGACAAGGTTTCAGTTGGATGTCCATACAATTTTTCACTGAAACAAACTAAAAGGCAATGCATCTACAATTCAATCATACTGTCAAAGCTGATATGGACCCCCTTCGGTGGGCATTTTATGTGGCTCACCAGCTATAATTCCTTTGTTGTAAATCCATAGATTTATGATAAAGTTgcaaaaatggtaacatttgctcaTCTTATTGTAGACATACATTCATTCACATATAACAACTTCAATGTATTTCAGCGcctttgtgtttttatttaaataagaaacacTATGTGCAAATTGGCGTATGTATTGAAAATAGCAGACAGAAAATAACATTTGATCGATACTGAGTACTCTTTAAGATTGTACGAACATgcacataaaacaaataatgcaatTACATGattataattgtttgatttatCACACACTGGTTTCTGTTTCTACACAAAAATCTTCAGAACATGCATATTTAACTTGGTCACAATTATCTTGTCTTACAAATATAAGGTATACTGCTaccatttaacatatttttgatgTTATGATCTGCAGTtaacaacattattttgtatacatgttatacatgttaaatcatgtttgtttaataaaataaacagttaaaatgaaacattttgcaaattaaaCAATTGCCACGAATTTGCACAACAGTATTACACGAGGAACACAATGACTTTAACAGGTGCTAATGCATTGAATGAAGACAGCTGATGTCTTATTTAGAAATATTCCACAGGTTGATCGATCTTTTTGCCTGTCTGCACTCCATTCAATTCATATTTTGTCCTGCAATACAAACATTGGTAGTTAATGACAGTGGTATGTTATGAAATACCGAAAACAGCATTCTTTTAGCAACAATGCTTTATTCCATGATACCAATGGatcaacacaatatatatatatatatatatatatatatatatatatatatatatatatatatatatatatatatataataaagttgaatttcgcattttatttgtttacaaaacacaatACTCCTGTATGAACAATTTAATGTATTTGCTACATTAAACTATTCATTCCTCATTGACCGTTTAGTATACCATTAAGGTGATTACATTTATTTCCACTTACTTTCCACCTTTTGAAGGCAGAGGGCTGAAAATTCTAGCATGAACACATTCACCACCAGGATGAACTTGAATCTGTAAGTATTCAAATAATTGGAGTAAAAACAATACTCTTACggtaatgtacatgtaaatatttaaaaaaaaaacattttttataatatacattacaagagttaattcatttgaaaaatcatttataaaagtaACTTGTTTGACAGTCATTGAGATAAAATGAAagtcattaaatacttaaaaacatTTATAGAATTCTGGTTTGTACAGTTTGTCCAAATTgtgcaacaaataaaatacagaATTTACATAGTATAGAAAACAACAATATTCCACTTAAACGGTGTTCATTGGCAGTTAATGTCTTAATTCATATTCACTCTCGTTGGGAAGAAATTTCAAACAAAACTTATGATGTGGGACACATACCTTGACAAAATAATTTGTTCCTGCAACCACCTGAGATTTGTACTTCAGAGCCTTGAACATTTCTGTCCCATCTTTTCCTGCCTTCTCTAAGATTTCCTTCTTCAGCTACGGAAAAAAACCAAGAATGTtaagttttataaaaatacatccaCTGCTTTGGGAACAAGTGGGCATCTATCAGTTTGGAAAATATTGATGTAGTAGCGCTACATCATAGCAGGTCTAGTTATTATTAATCATAACAAATGCGTATTATTAATTGAGCAAAAGTTGATGTATAAAACCAGTACAGTTATGATCCCTACAAAACGTCAGACCGACAGCCATGCCTCTTTTTCTTGGCACGCTTCAGAGTATGCATCAATTCTAATCTCATCACTAGTTCTCCGAGGTGCTGATACTCTAGTTCTTATGCAGACATACTCATAAAATATCAAAGAATTTAAGAGAATAAATATGTATGTCCTCATACAAGCTCAAAGCACTTTAGAAGAACTACGTATGTACTCATACAAGCTCAGAGGCACTTAAGCGTGAACAATGTATGTACTCATACAAGCACAAAGCACTCTTGAAGAACAACGTATGTATCCATACATGCTTAAAGCACTTTAGAAGAACAACGTGTGTAtccataaaagctcaaagcactCTAGAAGAACTACGTGTGTACTCATACGAGCTCAAAGCACTCTAGAAGAACTACGTGTGTACTCATACAAGCTCAAAGCACTCTAGAAGAACTACGTGTGTACTCATACAAGCTCAAAGCACTTCATAAGAACTACGTATTTattcataaaagctcaaagcatttaagaagaactacgTATGCATCCATAAAAGCTCAAaacatttaagaagaactatgtATGTATGTCCTCATACAAGCTTTTATCACTTTAGAAGAACTACGTATGTACTCATACAAGCTCACAGGCACTTGAGCTTGAACAACGCATGTACTCATACAAGCTCAAAGCACTTTAGAAGAACAACGTATGAATCCATAAAAGCTCAAAGCGCTCTAGAAGAACTACGTGTGTACTCATACAAGAGCaaagcatttaagaagaactacgTTTGTGtccataaaagctcaaagcattttAGAAGAACTATGTATGCCCGCATACAAGCTCAAAGCACTTGAGAAGAACTACGTATGTACTCATACAAGCTCAAAGGCACTTTAGCTTGAACAATGTATGTACTCATACAAGCACAAAGCACTCTAGAAGAACAACGTATGTATCCATACAAGCTCGAAGCACTCTAGAAAAACTACGTGTGTACTCATACAAGCTCAAAGCACTTTAGAAGAACAACGTATGTATTAATAAAAGCTCAAAGCGTTTAAGATGAACTACGTATGTAtccataaaagctcaaagcatttaAGAAAAACTATGTAGATCAATGTATCCATTCAAGCTCAAAGCATTTAACTTCAAAAGAATTTACCCCATCACAGGCAGCCTGAATTTCCTTATCGGCCTTCTTCTCACGACCTAATCCTCCTACCATCGGTTCGCTCATGTTTATCGATTTTCGTTTATTAACTCAACACAAAGAACTGAAAAAGTGTCacacaacatttttcatcaaattgTAAAATGATCTGTCGAGAACACATACTGTAGTTGTGAAACAAAGGGATCTCATTAAAACGCAAACTAGAAAATGCATACGatatattaaataagttgaaAAACGCAGGCAATAAAAACAAAAGAGGTAAACGCAGACGGCGCTCGCAGTTCTATATTATGCTTCTCTTTTGTTAGGTATTGTTTTATGTTACCTTGTGACGTTAAAATACATCATaagtaataaaatgtttatttaacttaagcattCCACTTCCGCTAACAGAACAAAATCAGTGCAGTTTTAATGCCGCAAGTGATATAAATGTTGTTATGAAgctttaaacaacaaataaataaagttCAGTAAAAAGCAAACGATCGTACTGTAAATCCTTCAGCGCATTAAATGGAAGATGTGAATGGTGAAAAATAATCTGAAGATGTGCGTCCTTGTTTACTCATTAAtcaatacatgtttgttttctgggtttatatagataaaaaaatcgaagaattagtaccttgtttatttgtatatcaTCTTGACATATGTTAAGGATGTAAAAGGAAACTAACGACCCCGTAGACTCTTACTGCACGAGAAAATACTTGTAACTCGAGTGTTTTGTCGGAGTAAACCATTTTCTTAGGAAGTAAAGTAACTCTTAAAAAGTAAGAGATTCGTGTAAAGTAGGATACCGTCCTTCCTGT contains:
- the LOC127852417 gene encoding uncharacterized protein LOC127852417, which encodes MMCGGTGAEKEADKEVQALCDELKDEILQKAGKNGAELFKALKYKSQVVAGTNFFVTIQVHPNGECVHARIFRPLPCNRVEGGKTCQLHSVQTGKKVADEVNHFFNKRKSINMSEPMVGGLGREKKADKEIQAACDGLKKEILEKAGKDGTEMFKALKYKSQVVAGTNYFVKIQVHPGGECVHARIFSPLPSKGGKTKYELNGVQTGKKIDQPVEYF